The nucleotide sequence cttcattaaataaaaatataattacttttcagCACTGTTTATTTGAGTAAAACAGTGTAATAACGAAACTATATTTGCCCAAATAATCAGATAAATTTCAggtttatgtgttttgttatgtaatactaatttacaatattttttaaatagaaataacagttaaaaacttATATGGTTCTCTCGTTTAGATTATCGACACTGAGTTAATCCCAAGGAGTATATTAAGGATATACAGAAAGAGGGAAACACAGTATTTATGTTATCCGCAAAGAGAATGGTGCAGTTTTCATGTTAAACTGTGACAGACAACAATATTGTTGTTATATCGAAAGCACAGAAAACAGCAttgatgttatattaaacacacGAAAAACAACTGTCATACTACAAGTATTAATGTTGTAGTACAACCAGGGACATAGTATTGTAAAGTATTTGCAgtctttatttttctaaaaaacgaaacaaaaaaataaaaaactgcagCTTTTCAAACACAACTCAAACTATAGAACCTCCTATTGTTTTATCATGCAGGTGTTAACAGTTAGTACTGCATTTAAAACGTAGAACGTATTATTCTCAAGTTTTGACAATAAACATTGCACTTACAAAGTCTGAGAACTTTAAACGGTTGCGATTGTCTGTTGAATGAAACAGGAGATCGATACAAAAACAAAGCATCGTCCTATTTTCATTCAACATTAAGAGATAAACGAGAAAATATATTGATAGACGACATGAACTGAGTCTTGTTTTAAACTACATATATcctttttaatttaaatacaaatagaCACGATGGGGCACAATGAAGTATTTTAATTGGAAAGGTGTGTGTGTATTCCAAACTAGTGAAATTACAACTTTATGAAATACTTACATCAAACAGAAGCTAATGTAACCACAACTTGATCAAGGATTTATTTCTTGTCTTTCACCATAAACTTGGGTAATtacaatttgataaaaaaaaaatattatattgcaactgaccattgcttcCATAATGGTGTTCATAAGTTCACCAAGAAGTTCTACAGCAAGAACACGAAACTGAAAATCATCATATGGTGGCTTCTGTGATACCTGAAATATTAGTCGTGACGTATTCAAACTTAAATAATCAAACGAAATTTACGAATTTAAAGTGGACACTACCAACGACAAAATAAGCTAAATTTATATTCTGATCTATTTTTGTTAGCATGAAGACATAAACACTGTTAGAATTCCAATTTACAAGAGATactctaaataaaacaaatacccAGGTCTTATATTTATCCTATGatattcatttgaaataatttgaaaaaaaacgaaTATCTAGGCCTTATTTATtgtttgataataattaaaaaaacttggGTATATGTTTCTGTAGTTTTGGAATCGTTAAAAGTAGCgtatatatagaatataaaaacATTCTGTATGTTCCTGTAGCATATAGATCGTTAAAGAAACGTATGTGTGGAACATGAATACATTCTTATGTTCCTGTAACTTAGGGACCGTTAAAAGAAATGTATGAAGAGTACATAAGTACTTTCTGTATGTTCCTGTATCTTAGTAGTCGTGATTAACAACGtgtgtacatttttttaaaaatttagttcTAAAATACCAGTAAAATTAAGTCTCAACCTTCCTATAGTTTGGACTTAAACACGAATTTTGGCTAAAATCTGAAAAGTGAAATGTCTCTCGTAAAAGCAGGTAACAAtggaaagaaataatatttgacccagcactttattttaattgttaaataaatacaaattaccgTTAATAACAATTATCGAATTTATtacaaatagtattttttttctagACCTGGAAGCTGTGAACGAGGAAGACCACGGTTACAACTCCTTTCTTCATTTCTTGACTAAGCTCATCAAAACCGTATGTTCTAGCTGCTGAAAAACGTTgcttttcctataagaaaacacctatTATAACAGAGTACACTTTACTGTCTAAATGCAATGCACATTGGCGCGTACTTTTATTTCAACGGATTAATAACAGGCGGTTGTAAATAAtctttagtagacattttgtgcAACAATATACTAAAAggttatcaaagttttaaaaaaatgtctaacGTTACATGATTGAACaacattacaattttatttattcatagtaTCAAATAGATAAAGTTTAgtactaactaaactaaagcaaaaagtGAACgcaaaaatgtattctcaagacggctggtatgggtattaaaactttaaaataaagtacagaacattgtcttgagaatacatttttacttcaagtgggtttctcgtcatcacgaaacgAACGTCACTTAGTTTCTCGTGTCTGCGATtagaatttttatcttttataagcGTAATTCTAGAAAGATTATATTTACAGAAGTATCATtctaataaaaatagtaatttgaCCACAAATATTTGCAGATCTCTgctaataaattttatatttagaaactttgtattttttattaatctataaaactatagttttccCTAATATTTACCGTtgcatttaatatttgtttgtttgtttgttttggaatttcgcacaaagctactcgagggctatcggtgttagccgtccctaatttaggagtgtaagactagagggaaggcagctagtcatcaccacccaccgccaactcttgggctactcttttaccaacgaatagtgagattgaccgtaacattataacgcccccacggctgggagggcgagcatgtttgacgcgactgcATTTAATAACTTCAACGATCGTGTTTCGTTTACTTTACGAACTTTTTCTAtccattgtttatttgtttggtttagaaAAAGCCACATTTGGCTTTCTGCTATGTCCACAGcggagaatcgaatcccggataTTAGCGTTGTTAAagatgaattttacagaaaaagaaaacttggcagtcaaaagaactactcatactgattaattttgcaggttcacattttttataaaaaatatatgctaataaatgaaacatagaacttggtgcagaaaaaGCTCtttccgaacgttttagtttttacgtttgccgctaggaaaagtactgtgacgtaatagttgccaaacaaaccgccaacgccagcgcgttgaatgtaaataaacatggccagtgcatagaatgatctaccagcttttaaacttggaatatactctactcgggatagatttgtccactgtccagactaggaaatcaaggtttcactaactttcaggtgccacaagtGCAAAACCCGcttatgaatgtgaaatgtgtatgtccagttacattcttcaaaaacttatactttttaaattgttatattatactagttcttgtttatcactttataatgcacacatacctttaagtttgttctttttgtaatggcaagggatggcttcagaggggtggaacctgtacggcgagtgtacgctgcaggctgagatcagtcctcagctctacacgaggaaacaTGGTGGGGACGAttctgtctactgccgatggttttttcagtctcaaaatgcctggcttgaaacctacggaatccaaaacagtgggatccgacacaaaacatgagcgttcaaagtgatcttgacaaagcattgcatggtgtgaaggagtccagttcttcctattgaccatccgcacccactgtcgccaccttgccggttccttctcgttgcacggaaacgaaaagaagcttttgcccaatgctgaaccgtttttacaaccataagcaacgcagtaaaccaatttatcataaaaaattaaagtagcaatatcaagacaaaaatagtctcacaaaatatgtaatccgaaaaaagcaccgatagatttacataaaacaccagcactgaaaggtaCACAATACTCAGCGCGCAACGAAGCgtatttggcaactattacgtcatagttgtaaaacgttacggaaacagccgaacgaccgagaggaacttgagttcgagaacccgcatatgttttcattttttactaaaaaactaaagtgtttaaaaatatggcaaccacacagaaATTATACCTaacaaagtacagtttctaaggcaattattaaatttgttgaaaattcacctttaaatccgtagacttaccgttgtcctcCCGGAGTCTTTTCTATTTCATACAGTGtgtttaaagaataatttgaGGAATATATTCGGTTACAATATTAACTATGAATGGACAATTAAATTTGTTGTAGTATATAAATTAGTAAAAAAGGACAACAACGTGCTTCACTGACGTATTTAGTTAGATattaagaaaattgaaaataGTAATCAAAAGTCTTAATGTAAAGATAAGTGGTTCATTTACACCATTTAAATACTAACATGACAAATACTAAAGTAAGATGGAAAGTTTTTGTAGTAATTTTACTACTAAAATGGCGAATACTAAAATAAGATGGAATGTTTTTGTAGTAATTTTACTACTAAAATGGTGGATACCAAAGTAAGATGCAAAGTTTCTGTAGTAATTTTACTACTAAAATGGCGGATACTAAGATAAGATGGAAAGTTTTTGTAGTAATTTTACTACTAAAATGGCGGATAATAAAGTAAGATGGAATGTTTTTGTAGTAATTTTACTACTAAAATGGTGGATACCAAAGTAAGATGCAAAGTTTCTGTAGTAATTTTACTACTAAAATGGCGGATACTAAGATAAGATGGAAAGTTTTTGTAGTAATTTTACTACTAAAATGGCGGATAATAAAGTAAGATGGAAAGTGTTTTGTAGTAATAGTTACACAGttcaattcaaaataataatattgtaatacagcTGAGTATAATCACCATTACTACAGATATTCATATGATCCATAACGGTCGTAACAACTGTACTATTGTAGTCACCACAATATGACCAATAACGGTCATAACCACTGTGCTACTGTAATCACCACTACTTTTAAGGCAACAAAAGCTAAGCAAAGTTCTTCAACATATTCTCCATATCTCATGTTAGAACAATAATTATcattcaaaattactttttctgtttCTAATTTTCGTTGATCTATATAGTTCTTGTAGCATTTTAGCAGCCCTTCTCCCCGCCACCATCAGTGATGTAAaggtatatctgcggatttacaacgctagaaaccgggtttcaatacccatggtaggcaaagcacaaataacccatacgtagctttgtgcttaagatcAACCAAACAAAGCCTTTAATagagatataataaaataacagaccATTTCAAACATAACATCTTGTTTACCGTTGTTGTAAGTACACTGATATCTGTCGGTTTTGTACTGTAGGTCTTCGAtgctgaaaatgaaataaaaatataataatcttaTTAGTTGTAGTTTATATCACGATAGCattagatttaaaaataacttaaagctAATAGTGCAGATGAGTTCTAAGTTATTGAATGACTGAGGTCGGTACGGATTGTTCAAAACCTGCatggaaaaaaatatctttatcgacaaaatgtaataaaaaatacaagtcaCAGCAGAGCTACTTTATAAGTTaagatattaaagatatattagcATGAACACCGTTCTGTTTTGAACACGAACAGATATTATTGGTAGCGCCTATAACATTGTTTTCTGCACAACTATTTATTGTTGGCAACAATAATACGATTATTTTATGTACAACAAATTCATTGtatgtaatacaaattgtaaCTGCAGTTTGAACTCAAACGTTGgggagaaatataaaataaacataaaatatttacacatagAAAGGTTTTAGTTACAAAACAAACGCTTGTATTCGTTTATCTTAGAGTACAATTATTCAACCTTTCGCTGGAGTAGGTTCCACTGAAGAACTGGGTTTTGGTATGTGAGTCCAGGTTTGTAGTCCTGCTGATGTTGTCCATGATAACGTTGTTTCTTCAATTCTGGGTAAAAAAGTACCACCTGTCCTGGTTACTGATTCTTCTTCAGTAACTACATTCGTTGAAGCAAATTGCTTTTCGGTAGATACAAACACTTTACCGCTTGAGACAACAGATGATTTCATCAAAGTTACCAATAACAGATCTGTAGTTGAAGGTTCGCCAGGAGTTACAAACAGCATGTCCTTTACTGTTGATAACTCCTGAGTTGATGGTTCTTCAGTAGTGATAAACACTTTATCTCTTGTAGTTGGTGGTTCTTCAGTAGGGATAAACAGTTTATCTCTTGTAGTTGATGTTTCTTCAGTAGTGATGAACAGTTTATCTCTTGCAATTGATGGGTCTCCAATAGTGATAAACACTTTATCTTTTGCAGTTGATGGTTTTTCAGTAGTGATAAACGCTTTATCTCTTGATTTTGGTGGTTTTTCAGTAGTGATAAACAGTGTATCTCTTGTAGTTGATGTTTCTTCAGTAGTTATAAAAAGTTTATCTCTTGTAGTTGATTGTTCTTCAGTAGTGATAAACACTTTGTCTCTTGTAGTAGATGGTTCTTCAgttgtgataaacagtttatctcTTGTAGTTGATGTTTCTTCAGTAGTTATAAACAGTTTGTCACTTGTAGTTGGTGGTTCCTCAgtagttataaacagtttatctCTTGTAGTTGATGGTTCTTCAGTAGTTATAAACACTTTATCTCTTGTAGTTGGTGGTTCTTCAgtagtgataaacagtttatctcTTGTAGTTGGTAATTCTTCAGTAATTATAAACACTTTATCTCTTGTAGTTGGTGGTTCTTCAgtagtgataaacagtttatctcCTGTAGTTGATGTTTCTTCAgtagttataaacagtttatctCTTGTAGTTGATGGTTCTTCAGTAATTATAAACACTTTATCTCTTGTAGTTGGTGGTTCTTCAgtagtgataaacagtttatctcTTGTAGTTGATGTTTCTTCAgtagttataaacagtttatctCTTGTAGTTAATGGTTCTTCAGTAGTAATAAACGCTTTGTCTCTTGCAGTTGATGGTTCTTCAgtagtgataaacagtttatctcTTGTAGTTGATGTCTCCTCAgtagttataaacagtttatctCTTGTAGTTAATGGTTCTTCAGTAGTGATAAACACTTTATCTATCGTAGTTGGTGGTTCTTCAgtagtgataaacagtttatctcTTGTAGTTAATGGTTCTTCAGTAGTGATAAACGCTTTGTCTCTTGCAGTTGATGGTTCTTCAgtagtgataaacagtttatctcTTGTAGTTGGTGGTTCCTCAgtagttataaacagtttatctCTTGTAGTTGATGTTTCTTCAGTAGTTATAAACACTTTATCTCTAGTAGTTGGTGGTTCATCAgtagttataaacagtttatttcttgTAGTTAATGGTTCTTCAGTAGTGATAAACACTTTATCTATCGTAGTTGGTGGTTCTTCAgtagtgataaacagtttatctcTTGTAGTTCGTGGTTCCTCAgtagttataaacagtttatctCTTGTAGTTGATGGTTCTTCAGTAGTTATAAACAGTTCATCTTTTGTAGTTGATATTTCTTCAGTAGTTATAAACAGTTTACCTCTTGTAGTTAATGGTTCTTCAGTAGTGATAAACGCTTTGTCTCTTGCAGTTGATGGTTCTTCAGTAGTGATAAACACTTTATCTCTTGTTGTTCGTGGTTCCTCAGTAGTTATAAGCAGTTTATCTCTTGTAGTTGGTGGTTCCTCAgtagttataaacagtttatctCTTGTAGTTGATGGTTCTTCAgtagttataaacagtttatctCTTGTAGTTGATGTTTCTTCAGTAGTTATAAACAGTTTACCCCTTGTAATTAATGATTCTTCAGTAGTGATAAATGCTTTGTCTCTTGTAGTTAATGGTTCTTCAGTAGTGATAAACACTTTATCTATCGTAGTTGCTGGTTCTTCAgtagtgataaacagtttatctcTTGTAGTTGATGTTTCTTCAGTAGTTATAAATAGTTTACCTCTTGTAGTTAATGGTTCTTCAGTAGTGATAAACGTTTTGTCTTTTGCAGTTGATGGTTCTTCAGTAGTGATAAACACTTTATCTCTTGCATTTGATGGTTCTTCAGTAGTGATAAACACTTTATCTCTTGTAGTTCGTGGTTCCTCAgtagttataaacagtttatctCTTGTAGTTGATGGTTCTTCAgtagttataaacagtttatctCTTGTAGTTAATGGTTCTTCAGTAGTTATAAACAGTTTACCTCTTGTAGTTAATGATTCTTCAGTAGTGATAAACGCTTTGTCTCTTGCAGTTGATGGTTCTTCAGTAGTGATAAACACTTTATCTCTCGTAGTTGGTGGTTCTTCAgtagttataaacagtttatctCTTGTAGTTGATGGTTCTTCAgtagttataaacagtttatctgtTGTAGTTGATGTTTCTTCAGTAGTTATGAACACTTTATCTCTAGTAGTTGATGGTTCCTCAgtagttataaacagtttatttcttgTAGTTAATGGTTCTTCAGTAGTGATAAACACTTTATCTATCGTAGTTGGTGGTTCTTCAGTAGTGATAAACACTTTATCTCTTGTAGTTGGTAATTCTTCAGTAGTGATAAACACTTTATCTCTTCCAGATGATGGTTCTTCAGTAGTGAAAAACAGTTTATCTCTTGCAATTAACGGGTCTCCAATAGTGGTAAACAGATTATCTCTTGCAGTTGATGGTTCTTCAGTGGTGATAAACGCTTTATCTCTTGTAGTTGGTGGTTCCTCAgtagttataaacagtttatcGCTTGTAGTTGATGGTTCTTCAgtagtgataaacagtttatctcTCGTAGTTGGTGGTTCTTCAGTAGTGATAAACACTTTATCTCTCGTAGTTGGTGGTTCTTCAgtagtgataaacagtttatctcTTGTTGTTAATGGTTCTTCAgtagtgataaacagtttatctcTTGCAATTGATGGGTCTGCAATAGTGATAAACGCTTTGTCTCTTGCAGTTGATGGTTCTTCAGTAGTGATAAACGCTT is from Tachypleus tridentatus isolate NWPU-2018 chromosome 2, ASM421037v1, whole genome shotgun sequence and encodes:
- the LOC143236863 gene encoding uncharacterized protein LOC143236863 — protein: MSSSSTTILYPEVTNKSDDSHTKVEPSNSKEWLMFTEPSNALPPSEVSSSTTQSPDVTHRLDEETLLVSSQMSSFTRLETLQQLRTHSNQDNIKHNLIKPSFDLESNNTNSFSLLTLFWKSNTERSSKHSLRAATGGPTTSTNENELTANYYESTVMPSKGGIVTSRTSEKALFLPEGPSITRYTFFGISNNSSITKDTLITNENSINCKSHKCCRSENPSTANHTIFVVSDNPSITNHSNFIISDSPSTTNLTNVVDSEGLSTTNYTKLVIPESPSTTNHTQFVISANTSNTNYTNFTTSTTPYSINQTMVILLVDLSTANHTMLTFSENTSTTNVTMLAASNKLSITKDTVFVPTKGPSTARDTVFIPSADHSAASNTIFVSSQESSTVKDTMFIFGHVLSTTKDMLLVDTPTTNVTMFISSDNPPTTQNSLFISEKPPTTKDNVFITTGDRSTTRDKLTINLRLSRDKLFITTEKPLTTRDKLFITAEETSTTRDKVFITTEEPPTTRDKVFITTEEPPTTRDKLFITTEEPSTTSDKLFITTEEPPTTRDKAFITTEEPSTARDKAFITIADPSIARDKLFITTEEPLTTRDKLFITTEEPPTTRDKVFITIGDPSIARDKLFITTEEPSTTSDKLFITTEEPPTTRDKAFITTEEPSTARDKAFITIADPSIARDKLFITTEEPLTTRDKLFITTEEPPTTRDKVFITTEEPPTTRDKLFITTEEPSTTSDKLFITTEEPPTTRDKAFITTEEPSTARDNLFTTIGDPLIARDKLFFTTEEPSSGRDKVFITTEELPTTRDKVFITTEEPPTTIDKVFITTEEPLTTRNKLFITTEEPSTTRDKVFITTEETSTTTDKLFITTEEPSTTRDKLFITTEEPPTTRDKVFITTEEPSTARDKAFITTEESLTTRGKLFITTEEPLTTRDKLFITTEEPSTTRDKLFITTEEPRTTRDKVFITTEEPSNARDKVFITTEEPSTAKDKTFITTEEPLTTRGKLFITTEETSTTRDKLFITTEEPATTIDKVFITTEEPLTTRDKAFITTEESLITRGKLFITTEETSTTRDKLFITTEEPSTTRDKLFITTEEPPTTRDKLLITTEEPRTTRDKVFITTEEPSTARDKAFITTEEPLTTRGKLFITTEEISTTKDELFITTEEPSTTRDKLFITTEEPRTTRDKLFITTEEPPTTIDKVFITTEEPLTTRNKLFITTDEPPTTRDKVFITTEETSTTRDKLFITTEEPPTTRDKLFITTEEPSTARDKAFITTEEPLTTRDKLFITTEEPPTTIDKVFITTEEPLTTRDKLFITTEETSTTRDKLFITTEEPSTARDKAFITTEEPLTTRDKLFITTEETSTTRDKLFITTEEPPTTRDKVFIITEEPSTTRDKLFITTEETSTTGDKLFITTEEPPTTRDKVFIITEELPTTRDKLFITTEEPPTTRDKVFITTEEPSTTRDKLFITTEEPPTTSDKLFITTEETSTTRDKLFITTEEPSTTRDKVFITTEEQSTTRDKLFITTEETSTTRDTLFITTEKPPKSRDKAFITTEKPSTAKDKVFITIGDPSIARDKLFITTEETSTTRDKLFIPTEEPPTTRDKVFITTEEPSTQELSTVKDMLFVTPGEPSTTDLLLVTLMKSSVVSSGKVFVSTEKQFASTNVVTEEESVTRTGGTFLPRIEETTLSWTTSAGLQTWTHIPKPSSSVEPTPAKASKTYSTKPTDISVLTTTEKQRFSAARTYGFDELSQEMKKGVVTVVFLVHSFQVSQKPPYDDFQFRVLAVELLGELMNTIMEAMKNVSSNDPTFKIHFESQHYSADNVVYVRPTPKTDGKTLTVSFLVENATGKGDASVSGDIIITALAMGKQKLEEQLGMNVTSIYRGMNATVINSSPSAREKSFFERHLEIMIILIAVVGLTIIILLIIIMWIKCRTRRSSKYVSDKQVLERDMHAHIESGDLNPEREILCHERKPKDDPAWTKGQNGVPTEHESWLVPFTDVPLEDKNEPDFQDTRL